A single genomic interval of Terriglobus albidus harbors:
- the asnS gene encoding asparagine--tRNA ligase, whose product MSDSAVSAAPLATIASLAQHEGQTVTLRGWLYNLRESGKLLFPIFRDGTGTIQGIVPKAAVPEEVFTTIKNLTQESSVVVTGKVRADKRAPSGFELDVENIEVIHRIPEETPFPISLKEHGVDFLMEHRHLWIRTPRQSAILRIRATIMRAAQEYFDTNGFIRTDPPILTPNACEGTSELFEMDYFDQEKAYLTQSGQLYIEATALALGKVYSFGPTFRAEKSKTRRHLTEFWMIEPEVAYLDLDGLMELAENFVSHIVKRVLEGHQADLKVLQRDVAKLEAIQAPFPKISYDEAHAMLEEAYKQGAIEHPHTYGDDFGSPDETYISSQFDRPVMVHRYPAAVKAFYMEPDPKDPTKALCLDVLAPEGYGEIIGGSQRVSSYELLKSRIEAHNLPLEAFQWYLDLRKYGSVPHSGYGMGIERVVAWVCGLDHVRETIPFARTLNRIYP is encoded by the coding sequence ATGAGTGATTCCGCAGTCTCCGCAGCCCCCCTTGCCACCATCGCCTCGCTTGCCCAGCACGAAGGCCAGACCGTCACCTTGCGTGGGTGGCTCTATAACCTTCGCGAGAGCGGCAAGCTCCTCTTTCCCATCTTCCGCGACGGTACCGGCACCATCCAGGGCATTGTGCCCAAGGCGGCCGTGCCGGAAGAGGTCTTCACGACCATCAAGAACCTGACGCAGGAGTCGTCGGTTGTTGTCACCGGCAAGGTGCGGGCGGACAAGCGCGCTCCTTCGGGCTTCGAGCTCGATGTCGAAAATATCGAGGTTATCCATCGTATCCCCGAGGAGACGCCCTTCCCCATCTCGCTGAAGGAGCATGGCGTCGACTTCCTGATGGAGCATCGTCATCTCTGGATTCGCACACCACGGCAGTCGGCGATTCTGCGTATCCGCGCCACCATCATGCGCGCGGCGCAGGAGTACTTCGACACCAACGGCTTCATCCGCACCGATCCGCCTATCCTGACGCCGAACGCCTGCGAAGGAACCTCGGAGCTCTTCGAGATGGACTACTTCGACCAGGAGAAGGCCTACCTGACGCAGAGCGGCCAGCTCTACATCGAGGCCACGGCGCTGGCGCTGGGCAAGGTTTACAGCTTCGGCCCGACCTTCCGCGCGGAGAAGTCGAAGACCCGCCGCCACCTGACCGAGTTCTGGATGATCGAGCCGGAGGTGGCGTATCTCGATCTCGACGGTCTGATGGAGCTCGCCGAGAACTTCGTCTCGCACATCGTGAAGCGCGTGCTCGAAGGCCACCAGGCAGATCTGAAGGTGTTGCAGCGCGACGTCGCGAAGCTCGAGGCCATCCAGGCTCCCTTTCCGAAGATCAGCTACGACGAAGCCCACGCCATGCTGGAAGAGGCCTACAAGCAGGGCGCCATCGAGCATCCACATACCTACGGTGATGATTTCGGCTCTCCGGATGAGACCTACATCTCCAGCCAGTTCGATCGCCCGGTAATGGTGCATCGTTATCCGGCGGCGGTGAAGGCCTTCTACATGGAGCCCGACCCGAAGGATCCGACCAAGGCCTTGTGCCTCGATGTGCTGGCGCCTGAAGGCTACGGCGAGATCATCGGCGGCAGCCAGCGTGTTTCGAGCTACGAGCTTCTGAAGAGCCGCATCGAAGCGCACAACCTGCCGCTCGAGGCCTTCCAGTGGTATCTGGATCTCCGTAAGTACGGCTCCGTGCCGCACTCCGGCTACGGTATGGGCATTGAGCGCGTGGTGGCCTGGGTCTGCGGCCTCGACCACGTCCGCGAGACCATTCCGTTCGCGCGCACGCTGAACCGGATCTATCCGTAA
- a CDS encoding IS110 family transposase, whose protein sequence is MKKVSKAQWLKEMGSDRPALTVGLDLGDRYSHYCLLNAAKEVMEEGRIQSTEAAFRRHFEGEERQRIALECGTHSPWVSRLLKSLGHQVIVANARKIAAISSSESKNDRNDAEQLARFAASDPKLLAPLLHRSMERQQDLNLIQARATLVRARTMLVNALRGLVKSAGGRLPACSTESFPVRVRASIPSVLTTVAVPLLEQIATLNRQIDSMEEQIEKLGTRYPEIGVLRTVPGVGPVVAATYVLTLDRPNIASNRSAGAWLGLRPGQSQSGDSDPELGISKTGNRYLRSLLVQSAQYILGRFGPDSALRRWGLKLASSGGKRAKKRAIVAVARKLAVLLHSMWRSGQSFQHFPQPAMATVA, encoded by the coding sequence ATGAAGAAGGTTAGCAAAGCGCAGTGGTTAAAGGAAATGGGGAGTGACAGGCCAGCGCTGACGGTAGGGCTTGATTTAGGGGACCGTTACAGCCACTACTGTCTGTTGAACGCAGCGAAGGAAGTGATGGAGGAAGGTCGTATCCAGAGTACGGAGGCGGCGTTCCGACGTCATTTCGAGGGCGAGGAGCGGCAGCGAATAGCACTGGAGTGCGGCACGCACTCTCCGTGGGTAAGCCGTTTGCTCAAGTCTTTAGGTCATCAGGTGATCGTGGCCAATGCGCGCAAGATCGCGGCGATCAGCTCGAGTGAATCGAAGAACGATCGCAACGATGCCGAGCAGCTGGCTCGCTTCGCGGCGTCTGATCCTAAGTTGCTGGCGCCGCTGCTTCACCGCAGCATGGAGCGGCAGCAGGACCTGAACCTGATCCAGGCGCGGGCTACGCTAGTACGTGCGCGGACGATGCTGGTCAACGCGTTGCGTGGCCTGGTCAAAAGCGCCGGTGGCCGTCTGCCGGCCTGTTCCACCGAGTCGTTTCCTGTGCGGGTGCGGGCATCGATTCCGTCTGTGCTGACGACGGTAGCGGTTCCGTTGTTGGAGCAGATCGCGACGTTGAACCGTCAGATCGACAGTATGGAAGAACAGATCGAAAAGCTGGGTACCAGGTATCCGGAGATCGGTGTGCTGCGTACGGTTCCAGGCGTGGGTCCTGTGGTGGCGGCCACGTATGTACTCACGCTGGACCGGCCCAATATAGCAAGCAACCGTTCCGCAGGTGCGTGGCTCGGTCTGCGACCCGGACAAAGTCAGTCGGGGGACTCGGATCCGGAGTTAGGCATCTCCAAGACCGGCAACCGATATTTACGAAGTCTGCTGGTGCAGTCGGCGCAATACATCCTGGGTCGCTTCGGTCCTGACTCAGCCTTGCGTCGCTGGGGCCTCAAGCTGGCATCCAGTGGAGGCAAGAGAGCAAAAAAGCGAGCTATCGTGGCGGTGGCCCGTAAACTGGCGGTCCTGTTGCACAGCATGTGGCGCAGCGGACAGAGCTTCCAACACTTCCCTCAACCTGCAATGGCCACCGTAGCCTGA
- a CDS encoding cupin domain-containing protein, whose translation MSEKSKSGRFDTTAIAHSFPDQATSLLLDHYMTDEPEASTRIFRVYRPTPPHFHKLSNEHLYVISGRGTFWMESPEHISEFGPGTFLVFKKETVHAMPEIFEGPVVFLAIDTPRREPTDIHFVNPEDGTPQSFIQNKDGY comes from the coding sequence ATGTCAGAGAAGAGTAAGTCTGGTCGGTTTGACACGACTGCGATTGCCCATTCCTTTCCAGATCAGGCAACGTCTCTTCTCCTCGATCACTACATGACCGATGAACCAGAGGCGAGTACACGCATCTTCCGCGTCTACCGTCCAACCCCACCTCACTTTCATAAGCTGAGCAACGAGCATCTCTACGTGATCTCAGGCCGCGGCACCTTCTGGATGGAAAGTCCGGAACACATCAGTGAGTTCGGTCCCGGAACCTTTCTTGTCTTCAAGAAGGAAACGGTGCATGCCATGCCCGAGATCTTCGAAGGCCCGGTCGTCTTTCTGGCCATCGACACACCCCGCCGCGAGCCCACCGATATTCACTTCGTGAATCCCGAAGACGGTACTCCGCAGAGCTTCATTCAGAACAAAGACGGCTACTAA
- a CDS encoding IS5 family transposase, translating into MRGEEAKQSGMFSYVTMEQRIASDHPVRRIRTMVDAALKRMDGELSQLYAATGRPSIAPERLLRAQLLMVLYSIRSERQLMEQLNYNLLFRWFVGMEIDDPVWDVTVFTKNRERLIAGEASQKLLLAVLEEASQHKLLSEEHFTVDGTLIQAWANRRSFHEKADPPDRGTGAGGKKLLRDTHESSTDPEARLYRKSSSGASVPSYLGHVITENRNGLVVAAMATQAGTTEERAAALKMLKRIKRKKRITLGADKGYQYEKFIKALRRRKVRPHVAEYEPNPKWPNWLNSKERSEPGYAISQRKRKLVEKVFGWMKLDRSMRQTKLRGLRKVDWMVQLMAAAHNLLRLVKLIPPIPAQS; encoded by the coding sequence ATGCGGGGAGAAGAAGCGAAGCAGAGCGGGATGTTCAGTTACGTAACGATGGAGCAGCGGATCGCATCGGATCATCCGGTGCGGAGGATCCGGACTATGGTGGATGCGGCACTGAAGCGGATGGATGGTGAGTTGTCGCAGCTTTACGCGGCGACAGGGCGACCATCGATCGCGCCGGAACGTCTGCTGCGTGCGCAGTTGCTGATGGTGCTGTACTCGATTCGCTCGGAACGGCAGTTGATGGAGCAGCTGAACTATAACCTGTTGTTCCGCTGGTTCGTGGGCATGGAGATTGACGATCCGGTGTGGGACGTGACGGTATTTACCAAGAACCGGGAGCGTCTGATCGCCGGCGAAGCCAGCCAGAAGCTTCTGCTGGCGGTGCTGGAGGAAGCTAGCCAGCACAAGCTGCTCAGCGAAGAACACTTCACGGTGGACGGCACGCTGATCCAGGCATGGGCCAACCGGCGCAGCTTCCATGAGAAGGCCGATCCTCCGGACCGTGGGACGGGAGCGGGTGGTAAAAAGCTACTGCGTGATACTCATGAGTCCTCTACCGATCCGGAAGCGCGGCTGTATCGCAAGAGCTCCAGCGGAGCATCGGTTCCCAGCTATCTGGGCCATGTGATCACCGAGAACCGCAACGGTCTGGTGGTGGCGGCCATGGCCACACAGGCCGGGACGACAGAGGAACGTGCAGCGGCTCTGAAGATGTTGAAGCGGATCAAGCGTAAAAAGCGGATCACGCTGGGAGCCGACAAGGGCTATCAGTACGAGAAGTTCATCAAGGCCCTGCGCCGTCGCAAGGTCAGGCCGCACGTGGCCGAGTATGAGCCGAACCCCAAATGGCCCAACTGGCTCAACAGCAAGGAACGCAGCGAGCCGGGATATGCGATCAGTCAGAGGAAACGCAAACTGGTTGAGAAGGTCTTCGGTTGGATGAAGCTGGACCGTTCGATGCGACAGACCAAGCTGCGTGGGCTACGCAAGGTGGACTGGATGGTACAGCTCATGGCCGCAGCCCATAATCTGCTGCGGCTGGTGAAGCTGATACCTCCCATCCCAGCACAGTCATGA
- a CDS encoding D-alanine--D-alanine ligase family protein — translation MKKKLRVGVLFGGRSGEHEVSLRSAASILKAMDPKKYEVVPIGITKQGQWLNGGGAQALLEGETAVQESDAGVTIIPPAPKVKPAKKSAKGLAPAAAAAADAHGLDVIFPVLHGTFGEDGTIQGLFELADIAYVGSGVLGSSTGMDKDAMKRMFLAEGLPITPHVTVLRGEWSSDAKRVTRRIEKKLQYPVFVKPANLGSSVGISKVHDRNELAAAMDLAASYDRKIVIEEGVGGAGVKPRELEVAVLGNDFPEASVIGEIVPDREFYDYESKYDSTSTSEPVIPAKLTKSEAKTIREMAIAAFRACDCAGLARVDFLMEPAVNTKGKKIKNPKIVLNEINTMPGFTSISMYPKLWEATGLTYPQLIDRLIQLALEREQEKKQTNFSR, via the coding sequence ATGAAAAAGAAGCTTCGCGTCGGCGTTTTGTTCGGTGGCCGCAGTGGTGAGCATGAGGTCTCCCTGCGTTCTGCCGCTTCCATCCTGAAGGCTATGGACCCCAAGAAGTACGAGGTCGTGCCCATTGGCATCACCAAGCAAGGCCAGTGGCTCAATGGTGGAGGAGCTCAGGCGCTGCTGGAAGGTGAGACGGCGGTGCAGGAGTCCGATGCTGGTGTCACCATCATTCCGCCCGCACCAAAGGTGAAGCCGGCAAAGAAGTCTGCCAAAGGGCTTGCTCCGGCGGCTGCTGCTGCAGCTGACGCGCACGGACTTGATGTAATCTTCCCGGTCCTGCACGGCACCTTCGGCGAGGACGGAACCATCCAGGGTCTCTTTGAGCTCGCGGATATTGCTTACGTTGGCTCCGGTGTCCTGGGATCGTCGACCGGCATGGACAAAGACGCGATGAAGCGCATGTTCCTCGCCGAGGGCCTTCCCATCACGCCGCACGTCACGGTGCTGCGCGGTGAGTGGAGCTCCGATGCGAAGCGTGTCACTCGCAGGATTGAGAAGAAGCTGCAGTACCCCGTCTTTGTGAAGCCGGCGAATCTGGGTTCTTCGGTCGGCATCAGCAAGGTGCATGATCGTAATGAGCTTGCAGCAGCCATGGACCTTGCAGCTTCGTATGACCGCAAGATCGTCATCGAGGAAGGTGTTGGCGGAGCGGGTGTGAAGCCGCGCGAGCTTGAGGTTGCAGTCCTGGGCAATGATTTTCCGGAGGCTTCGGTCATCGGCGAGATCGTTCCTGACCGTGAATTCTATGACTATGAGTCGAAGTACGATTCCACCAGCACCTCCGAGCCGGTGATCCCGGCGAAGCTCACGAAGAGCGAAGCGAAGACGATCCGTGAGATGGCGATTGCTGCTTTCCGTGCTTGCGACTGCGCGGGCCTGGCGCGCGTGGACTTCCTGATGGAGCCTGCGGTCAACACCAAAGGAAAGAAGATCAAGAACCCGAAGATCGTGTTGAACGAGATCAACACCATGCCGGGCTTCACCTCGATCAGTATGTATCCCAAGCTGTGGGAGGCGACTGGACTTACGTATCCTCAGCTGATCGATCGCCTGATCCAACTCGCACTGGAACGCGAGCAAGAGAAGAAGCAGACGAACTTCAGCCGGTAA